One window from the genome of Nicotiana sylvestris chromosome 9, ASM39365v2, whole genome shotgun sequence encodes:
- the LOC104220447 gene encoding cysteine-rich repeat secretory protein 55: MAFLHYSLFLILLFCICTAVSVDPLGNFCNDATKFNNAKTSANIGKVLAELLSVSAKDIFSTTSYGDATNLVYGLYQCRGDISSNECLSCIKDAAKEIRKRCPDQTDARIWYDFCFLRYNTKNFLGQVETSPGIIYYNVDFVSDTNFFNKKLAQLKNQITAEAIVPMNKGLGKGKSILSPFLTLYALMQCTRDIPEIDCAQCLATAVGNFPTICLNRKGCRILYSSCYVRYELYPFFFPLDPKEKLANVSMNYYTMKVSRP, encoded by the coding sequence ATGGCTTTCTTACACTATAGTCTTTTTCTCATACTTCTCTTCTGCATTTGCACTGCAGTGTCTGTCGATCCTCTGGGCAATTTTTGCAATGATGCAACCAAATTCAATAATGCTAAAACATCAGCAAATATTGGAAAGGTGTTAGCTGAATTATTATCAGTTTCTGCTAAAGATATCTTCAGTACTACCTCCTATGGTGATGCTACGAACCTAGTCTATGGCCTGTACCAATGCAGAGGAGATATTAGCAGCAATGAATGCTTAAGTTGCATCAAGGACGCAGCAAAGGAGATCCGAAAACGCTGTCCAGACCAAACTGATGCCAGAATTTGGTATGACTTTTGCTTCTTGAGGTACAATACTAAGAATTTTTTGGGACAAGTTGAAACATCTCCTGGTATAATCTACTACAATGTCGACTTTGTATCTGATACCAACTTCTTCAATAAGAAACTAGCGCAACTAAAGAATCAAATAACTGCAGAGGCTATTGTGCCAATGAACAAAGGACTTGGAAAAGGCAAGAGTATACTATCACCTTTTCTTACTCTATATGCCTTGATGCAATGCACAAGGGACATACCCGAGATAGACTGTGCTCAATGCTTGGCCACAGCAGTTGGCAATTTCCCCACTATTTGCTTAAACAGGAAAGGATGTCGTATCCTATATAGCAGTTGCTACGTTCGTTATGAACTCTACCCATTTTTCTTTCCCTTAGACCCGAAAGAGAAATTAGCCAATGTGTCAATGAACTACTACACAATGAAAGTTTCGAGACCTTAG
- the LOC104220448 gene encoding asparagine--tRNA ligase, cytoplasmic 2 has product MASEQAPVEMPANFSKYTKRVMLKTILGRTDGGVGLVRQSVVIGGWVKSSMEIRKQPVTPPPAAPAPPVVSPKDVTCSEVFQSRIPLFRSIMKVFGAGEYRVREKLDVVVRKAPQPSVSILQVSDGSCVTSLQVLVDSALANPCQVMPTGTCVLIEGVLQQPSMQGKHYVELQAEKILHLGLVDESKYPLSKKRLPLESLRDCSHFRPRTTTVASVMRIHNSLTWATHAFFQDQGFLHVQVPIITSTDSEGFSEKFLVTTLLSKGKEYDQISPAENAGVSVEAIRASIKEKTKKVEELSRTNSNKEALVAAQQDLKKTNELVSQLEARQKTKSGITIETRQFDFSKDFFTRQTYLTVSGRLHLESQACALGNVYSFGPRFKAEKLESKKSLAETWMVDVEMAFSELEDAMDCANDFLKFVCKRILDGCMEDLQFVLKRIDKSVMERLQFTISSSFERISYAEAIEILRQVAGKKFQSKIELGVSLTEEHESYLVDAIYKKPVIVYNHPKELKPFYVRLNDDGKTVATFDVILPKVGALIRGSQSEERFNVLSSRMKELGLQKQQYEWYLDLRRHGSAKTSGFSLMLEPLVLYATGLNDVKDVVPFARSFGRANN; this is encoded by the exons ATGGCCTCAGAGCAAGCTCCGGTTGAGATGCCAGCCAACTTTTCGAAATACACGAAAAGGGTGATGTTGAAAACTATATTAGGACGTACTGATGGTGGGGTTGGGTTAGTTCGTCAGAGTGTAGTAATTGGGGGGTGGGTTAAATCCTCTATGGAGATCAGAAAACAACCTGTAACGCCACCACCAGCGGCTCCTGCTCCTCCGGTTGTGAGTCCAAAAGATGTTACCTGTTCTGAAGTATTTCAATCTCGGATACCACTATTTAGGTCTATTATGAAGGTTTTTGGGGCAGGGGAATATCGTGTACGTGAAAAATTGGATGTTGTTGTTCGAAAGGCGCCTCAGCCCTCTGTCTCAATATTGCAAGTTAGTGATGGTTCTTGTGTGACAAGTCTTCAG GTTCTTGTGGACTCAGCACTAGCGAATCCGTGCCAAGTTATGCCAACTGGAACATGTGTATTAATTGAAGGTGTATTGCAGCAGCCATCAATGCAGGGGAAACATTATGTTGAGCTGCAAGCAGAGAAAATCTTACATCTTGGTTTGGTAGATGAATCTAAGTATCCATTATCTAAGAAACGATTGCCTCTGGAATCTTTAAGAGATTGTTCCCACTTTCGGCCACGGACAACAACG GTGGCATCTGTCATGCGAATTCATAATTCCCTTACTTGGGCAACTCATGCCTTCTTCCAAGATCAAGGGTTCCTTCACGTTCAAGTACCCATAATTACAAGCACTGATTCTGAAGGTTTTAGTGAGAAATTTCTTGTTACCACTCTTCTTAGCAAGGGGAAAGAGTATGACCAAATTAGTCCCGCCGAAAACGCTGGAGTCAGTGTTGAAGCCATCCGGGCTTCTATCAAAGAAAAAACTAAGAAAGTTGAAGAACTAAGCAGAACTAACAGCAATAAGGAAGCCTTAGTTGCTGCACAGCAGGACCTGAAGAAAACAAATGAGCTAGTATCACAGCTGGAAGCTAGGCAAAAAACAAAATCTGGAATCACAATTGAAACCAGACAATTTGACTTCTCTAAAGATTTCTTTACACGCCAGACTTATCTAACAGTTTCTGGTCGTCTTCATCTTGAGAGTCAAGCCTGTGCTCTTGGAAATGTCTACTCATTTGGCCCCAGATTTAAAGCAGAGAAATTAGAGTCCAAAAAGTCATTAGCTGAGACATGGATGGTAGATGTTGAAATGGCCTTCTCAGAGTTAGAG GATGCCATGGATTGCGCAAACGACTTTTTGAAGTTTGTATGCAAAAGAATCCTAGACGGTTGCATGGAAGATCTacaatttgtcttgaaaagaataGACAAATCTGTTATGGAGCGCCTCCAATTTACCATATCAAGTTCATTTGAGAGGATTTCTTATGCCGAAGCCATAGAAATTCTGAGACAG GTTGCTGGGAAGAAATTTCAGAGTAAGATAGAATTGGGAGTTTCTTTGACCGAAGAACATGAAAG CTATTTGGTTGATGCGATATATAAAAAACCAGTCATTGTATACAACCATCCAAAAGAACTTAAGCCATTTTATGTCCGTTTGAATGATGATGGCAAAACAGTTGCAACATTTGATGTGATTCTACCAAAG GTGGGAGCTCTGATTAGGGGAAGCCAAAGTGAAGAACGGTTCAATGTGTTGAGCTCAAG AATGAAGGAACTGGGCTTGCAAAAACAGCAATATGAATGGTATCTAGATCTTCGCAGGCATGGCTCTGCCAAAACCTCTGGTTTCAGCCTAATGCTTGAACCTTTGGTGCTTTATGCCACTGGCCTGAATGATGTCAAAGATGTTGTACCTTTCGCTAGAAGTTTCGGCAGAGCCAATAACTAA